In Aliamphritea ceti, a single window of DNA contains:
- the miaA gene encoding tRNA (adenosine(37)-N6)-dimethylallyltransferase MiaA: protein MGPTAAGKTDLAMALCDLLDCEIISVDSAMIYRQMNIGTATPEAELLARYPHRLVDILDPSEAYSAADFRRDALQHMAEITSKGKIPLLVGGTMLYYQALMKGLADMPEADQSVRQRLLDEANSFGWERLHDRLKQVDPVSAARIHPNDPQRLQRALEVYELTGKSMTEHWQTQEASRAPYNMQSLCVMPTERSVLHQRIEQRFHIMLEQGFEAEVRALWERGDLDASMPSIRCVGYRQMWEHFQGQWDHETMIQKGIVATRQLAKRQITWLRSWPDLKTLASNDPNLTNNALKLLEGGII, encoded by the coding sequence ATGGGCCCAACGGCTGCAGGTAAAACCGATCTTGCAATGGCGCTTTGTGATCTGCTGGACTGTGAAATAATAAGTGTTGATTCTGCGATGATTTATCGCCAGATGAATATAGGTACAGCTACACCTGAAGCTGAGCTGTTGGCACGCTATCCACATCGTCTGGTTGATATTCTAGATCCTTCTGAGGCGTATTCTGCGGCAGATTTCCGAAGAGATGCTTTGCAGCATATGGCTGAAATAACCAGCAAAGGCAAAATACCACTGCTGGTAGGCGGTACCATGCTTTACTACCAGGCGTTAATGAAAGGTCTGGCTGATATGCCTGAAGCTGATCAGAGCGTTCGTCAGCGGCTTTTAGATGAAGCGAATAGCTTTGGCTGGGAGCGTTTGCATGATCGCCTGAAACAGGTTGATCCGGTATCTGCGGCCCGTATTCATCCAAATGATCCGCAACGATTGCAGCGGGCTCTGGAGGTTTATGAACTGACGGGTAAAAGTATGACTGAACACTGGCAGACTCAGGAAGCTTCCCGTGCACCCTATAACATGCAGTCTTTGTGTGTCATGCCAACCGAACGTTCTGTGCTGCATCAGAGGATAGAACAGCGTTTTCATATAATGCTGGAACAAGGTTTTGAAGCAGAGGTTCGGGCGTTATGGGAGCGCGGTGATCTTGATGCCAGTATGCCATCCATTCGCTGTGTCGGTTACCGGCAGATGTGGGAGCATTTTCAGGGGCAGTGGGACCATGAAACTATGATCCAGAAAGGCATAGTTGCTACCCGACAACTGGCTAAACGACAGATAACTTGGTTGCGTAGTTGGCCTGATTTGAAAACTTTAGCTTCAAATGATCCAAATTTAACCAATAATGCCTTGAAATTGTTAGAGGGTGGCATTATATAA
- the hfq gene encoding RNA chaperone Hfq, whose amino-acid sequence MSKGQSLQDPYLNVLRKERVPVSIFLVNGIKLQGQIESFDQFVILLKNTVSQMVYKHAISTVVPARPVKLPQGDESAD is encoded by the coding sequence ATGTCAAAAGGGCAATCTTTACAAGACCCTTATCTGAACGTACTGCGTAAAGAGCGCGTACCCGTTTCTATTTTCTTGGTAAATGGTATCAAGCTACAGGGACAGATTGAGTCATTCGACCAGTTTGTAATCCTGCTTAAAAATACTGTCAGCCAGATGGTCTATAAACATGCAATATCAACTGTGGTACCGGCACGTCCGGTTAAGTTACCGCAGGGTGATGAATCGGCTGACTGA